A window of Gossypium hirsutum isolate 1008001.06 chromosome D13, Gossypium_hirsutum_v2.1, whole genome shotgun sequence genomic DNA:
GGATCGATTGGGGTGCTAAAGCTTCAAGTCATAAACAACCTAAAAaggaatattaaaaacaaatgaaacaaataaaaaagtatacaaaatttaaaaatattgtatctATAAGTTTTAACGTTTCTATTTATCTTATCAGTTGTAaagatatttttagatttaatgtCGAAACCTCCCCGACAATGACACGAATAAATTGTAAGAGAAAAAAGATTAGAATAATCCTGGaattgatgtcgaatggagaacGAAGTAGTAAATCTCTCGATTAGAATAACGAATAACTTCACTTGCAAAGGCAAATAAATTGAAATTctttaataatataaaagaacTGTTGGATTTAAATCGATACCAAGTGGAAAAACAAACAGTTGATAAAACTGAAAGAAAACTTAACctaatcctactcctaaactactagggtttttgGATGCGTCTAAGACGaattagttacatcaaacccctaaggtcttatttataggagtGTTGGCAGCCCGAATTAGGTCTTCGAGATGTCCTAGGTCTTCGTATAAAGTTGATTGTACGGACGAAAATAGCCTTGGTATACTTCGGCATCATGTCAACCTATGGCCATGGCACGACATGACAAGCAATTGCAGTCTTCTTTGGTTTGTGTTGTGCTTTAACGACTTAGGAAGCCTATGCATCACTTGTCCCTTGTTCTTACGTCAATTGGGTCTATAATTcatcatcctacacactcaattacaCAAATTAGCACTGTTTAAGGCCCGTGTCAGCCTAATAGGTCACAACACTCACAAATGTGttgaaaacacttattttactaaCTTTTAGTCCTAACTACTAAATAccaaaaatgtaatataaaatactaaatttGCTAGAAAATAAGCTCTTTAAGTgtgaaaattatttgaaattactACTACATTTGACGTCAGGTCATCTTCAACGCAAATTTTGCATTTATTAAAGCTACTATCATCTAGATTAGGGAGTAGATTCGTTTTTATGAGCTTTTTTAGAGAATGAATATTCATATGACCTAATCTAGCATGCCACATATCAAGAGATTCAACAATAAAAGTAGAAGTGgtggatttattattattaagcaTAGTCCCAATCACAAATAAACCTACACCTAGATAACCTTAATTAACATAATCTCCATTATGGGAAAGTACAAGTTTATTGGATTCAAAgactaaatttgtaacacccatACCCGAACTGATCGTTGGATCTGGACTATAAAGTGTTGTGCTCTATGTCTGAATTAACTAAAATACCTATTATTACATTCCACatatcattcatatacatgcatttcATACACAAGCACTCAACCAATACTATTGTTAATACACGACATATATTATGTCAAACATTTCATCTGGAAGTGCATGCATATGAATGATATGTGGAATAACTCATCATTAGCATAACACTAAGTTAAACATACCAGCACACGAtactaaaaaaaatgaacaaCCATTTAAgacttgagttttgaaactcaccTAGAAGTTGACACCAAATCTATGTACTTAGTTTTTCCTTTATTTCTTGAGCCTCCTTAGCCAAGAACTACGAGATTTTTCAATTTCTTAGGCCCAAACTTCAATATCTTCCCTCCATGCATAGCATTTTTTAATCCTTCTCTCTTCCAAAACAAACTagagaaaaagatgaagaaataacagaaaaaaaaagaatgacaCTAGAGAATAACGTCTCTCTTTTATATAATCCTCTCATACTTCCTTCACCAAAATCAATTCAACAGCAATTTGTAGGTATCCCTAATCATAATCTCTCCCACTAAAAAAATTTCTAGTTCAAAAGTAACTAAACTAAAGGTTAAAATCCAATCTTTTATCAACCAGTTTGCAAATTGCTCTTATTTACATTAGAGCCCGCTCAAATAGAAAACTTTCCAAATTAATACCCAAAGTTACCATTGCAACTCAAGCTTTAACATTTCGAGGTGTGACAAAGTTAATGCATGCCTTATttagtaatccaccactgatcaAATTTCAATGCAGGACAGGTACATAAAGAACATTATTCAATGCTAATGTTTTGCCAAAAATAAGTTGGAGTAAGATAATTCCTTTACCAAGTACTTTTAAACTACTAGAATTACCCATGTAGATTTGTTCACCTTCAGCTACACTTTCAAACTCGGTGAACATTTCTTTGTTGACGCAGAAGTGTTTGGAAGCACCCGTGTCTACAATCCACTCGACATTGTTCTCAACCAGGTTCATCATGACAGacatgtttaaataatagtaGGGTTTGCTTCTAAATTGTTGAAAATATACTACTACAAAACGAAATAGTTAGCACTGACAGGATAAATAAATTGAgcgcaaataaataaaataatcattgtaCCATGGAAGAACCACTGCTTTAGAAGAAAATTTGCCCTAATCGGTGTCTTCGTGGAGTGGACATCGCCCCCCAAGGTTAACACAATACTTCAATATTTGTACACCGAATAAAGACGATGGAACACAAATGGTATTGCTCTTCTCAAAAGTATTCAGAAAAGTATACTTGAAACTAAAGCTAAAAACTTGGTTGGAAATTTGACCGGAAAagttttttaaatagaaaacaaGCGAGCTAAGAGAGGCAGAAAACATATTGTTGTTTCCTTGTTGTATGAAAAATGAGAAGAATGATCTGCTATTTATATTGTTTTCTGAAGcagcaaaattataaaatagtagtGTCAGTTTTCAAAAATAGCAGAGGACTTTCTTCAACCGAAAAATATTCTGAAAACAAAAAAGGAACATAAATTTTATATGTGTCGACATGAACACCATCGAAATGAATTGCTGCAAAAAATTGGTTCTCCATTTTGTTTTTAAACtgcaaaaatataacaaaaaacttaataaattaacaataaaaaatattaattaaaccatAGTTAACCAAATGAATtgtcatataaaaaaattaaaatgccaACTTGTTTTTTGAAGAAACTTAACTGATAGGGAGAGGAAGAGCTTCGAAACTTAACTGCAATTAAAAAGGAGGAGGAGCTTcaagaatttttttgaatttgaaatgGATGTGTGGGGATTGGGGACCAAACTAAccctttttataatttaaaaaaaattattttaagttttttttagctaaaaaataaaaaaaactcgtgttttaattttttttcggtATTAAAAGCACGAGCTTGTGATCGACAGGTTACTTCCATGTCAACTGTCAGGCTGGTGCAGCCAAGCTGTCAAGTGGCACCAGCCTGACAGCTGACATAGAAGTGACCCGACTGTCACGAGTTCGTGTTTTTAATaccgaaaaaaattaaaacataagttATTCTTTTTcagctaaaaaaattttaaaaacaacttTTTAGGTGCTGCCTGGCACATCAATGGtgccaaataaaaaaattattttttttcccgTATTCTAAAAAAAAACTTGTATTTGCGGTATAAAATACAGGTGCCGCCGATTGAGTTAGCTGCACccgaaaaatgatttttttattaaaaataaaagtggtGCCACCGATTGGTCAGGCGGCACCCATATTTCACTGTTTAATTTGTCTATTCCCATAAATATTATTTCTGTTatgttatttttgtatatatttatttatttcatattattcaaAATGGGTGCCAGTTTGACGGTCTGACTGATTATGGAAgcttttgtttgttttgttttatctGGGAAACATTTTGGGCCTGTTAATTTGTTTGGGCCGCTTTTCTTGTTATTTGTTTGCTTGGTAAATGGGATAAAAGCCTAGTCTGattatattaataaaagaaaaagagcaatTATTGCttcatattttatcattatatacgatttatataacaaaatataatacgtgattatttttatataatttttttccttatatcttattaatgaaataaaatatcactatctttttatatataacattcaagcatctattttacatttaaatttggtatttttatttctaaaatattatgtttaaatttcatattattaatacaatatatataaaaaattataatatattttactaCATTTTAATTAGGTTAAATATGAAAGTTTTGAATTTAGttcatatactttaatttgatcttttttagaaactatattttttaaattttaaaatttcaatcctcacCAAATTACagctattaaatttattaagttatgctatttccaaaatttgaaaaacatattattatatgtataatgTCATTCcaacttattattttcacatattattcactaaaaattcagTTAATGACTTAATGAAAGtcatttatatcaagattgaaatttcaaaattctaaaaatatagagACTTAAAAGTGCTCCGATTGGAGAATATCAATTAAATCTATAACAATATACATAGTAcatgactagtaattgaatttagccaaatatatttaattgttattgtttgggtcatgactaaatttttaaaacttcaaaaagcacaaagactaaaattaaaaattttaaaaatataaggacaaaaattgatcaaattaaaatatatggaaTAATTCCACAACTTTCGTAAAGTACAATGACCAATAGGCtgaatttaaccttttaattaatGTATATCGcacattatcaaaattaattaaatttaactatattatttttattttataattatgcttttttaaatttcatttactGAATTGATGTGTTATTAAACTTATTGATAGATATAGataagggtaaactatcaaaataatcacttttgtttgcttcaggttatattttaatcacttatatttgaaatgttacgttttagggTGGGTTTGAATGGGCGATTGGGATGCGGTGCGGtgcatttagcttactttttgtctcatgctacagtatcgttacagtatctaatctcaccgccaccgttttttacactaaccacaagTAAACGTGCTGCCTATCTAAACCCACccttagtcacttacgttattgatttgtaacattttagtcattgagctgttaattatcgttaacggtgtaacggtaagctgatgtagcatgttaaataatcatttcaaataaaaattttaggttaaattatacaattggtccctatattttttttgttttgagcaatttaatttttttcttttatgttcttttaactttcttttttttttcttttttttttcaattctcttttgcttctccctctgtttttcccccttctccatttcttttaacatattttgttttctatgttttccatttcttttaatataactTTTTTATGTTTCTAAAACAAGAAAAGGCGAAaattgaaaccaaaataaaacttgcCTCACACATTCTCACCTTACTGTTATAGACCATCATCATCCACTGCCACCTTGACGAACCAATTTGAATTTCTCAATGACCTAGTCTGCCAGCTTGTCTCACTCGAAGACCTCGCCAGTTGTGACTTATGGCAGTCCACCCTCAAAAAAGCTTCCCGAGCCCATTCCTTCAACCTCCAAACCAACCCCCACAGGCCACCTTATCTACCTCTCTTGTAACATTCTCGCCCTCTTGAAACTACGTTGTCAATGACTAAAACAACCATCATACGAAACTTACCATCAACTTTACCTAAACCAGTTTGGTTCCATGCTCCATTTCTCTCTTCGGTTCATCCATGTTCGGCTTCCAATCAAGCTTACTTGGGAATATCTAAGAAggtttaaatcaatttattatttgcttaattttattcgtcagaaaataaaaaaaataaatgaataatctACACGATTCTGTCAAAttgtagaaaagaaaaaaaatgttttaaatataaataattcaatttatgtttagatttgattaagaatatgattttttatattggTTAATTATATCTAGTTTTAGTTTCAAATTTAGGTTATATtcaaattaagatttgattaaaaATGATTGCTATTCAATTGAAAAAACAGGCCACCATTGCACCATTAAGAGCAGTTAATAACTCAGTGAAtatttcgtaacaaaataataatctAAGTATTAagacgtaacattttaaacataagtgactattttaataatttactcatAGGTTCTGCCACGTTGTATTGATTTGGTAAggttacaaaaaaaattacagtCCAACACTCCTGGAAGTTTTAAGGTTGAGTTTCCAGTTTTCACTGATACACTGAACTGGCATGCCATTATTATAActtgaaaaagatagaaaaaaacattgtttttctttttaactgtTTTAGTTACCAAAAGTTGGGGGGCAAAAGAAATGATAGGTAGATGAGTAGGTTTTATTTTCCAACCAATCAAACACTGGGCAAAGAAGGGGGTCACACTACCAAAGCAGCTGTTTCATATTCTCCAAAACCTTTATTCTCAAGATCTATTTCTCTTTATCTTCCTCTCTATACTATATTATGCAGCTAAAGAAACTGTGACCCTTTCAagtttttatcttcttctttcttttctttttttcttttttgtacttTGGAAAGATGACCCTTCGAGTTCTTTGAGATCTGGGCATTATTATAATCTCAGGTAGTTTTTGCTACTTTTggtttctctcttcttttttcatGGACCCCAATTCAAAGatgcatttttttttttgctttttttgttTGAATTCTCTGTGGCATGATATTGCTAATTGTCTTTCAAAATCTGGGTTGTTTCCCAATTTGTTAGTCATTTTAAGTTAAAAACTTGTTTAGATTTTAACGGAGAAATCATGGGATTTTTCTCCTTTTAACTTCAATTTCATTTTCCTTCCTAATTTGCAgtgtttaatatttgatttttgcCTTTATGCTTTATGGTAGATCTGCTATTACCATTTATTAGCTATTTGCAATTTTGCTTCTGTGAATATTGATTGGAGAATGAGAATTTTCATTTCTAAAAAAAGTACTATTTTACAGTGAGAAACCATTGACCATTTTTAACCTATTCCAGATGCAATCAGAAGAGGCTATTCTTTTTTCCATTTAAAGAATTACATTGAGGATAAGATAAGATGGGGAAGAAAGGAAAATGGTTGTCTTCTCTAAAGAAAGCCTTCACCCCAGAATCCAAGGAAAAGAAAACCCAGGTCTGAAAGAAGTCCAATTCAGCTATAAATTACCCACAGTTTATTAGTCCTCAATGagtgtttttaattttctttattgctatgttttttttttcagaaatccAAAGAACAGGTTTTGGGAAAGCAAGTGGATTTGGGTTCCAATGATTCTGATGCAGCCACTTTAGAAACTCTCAACTTGTCCCCTCCTCCCCAGCCACAGAAGGTGAAATTAATCGAAGCCGAGGCTGAACCGAGCGAGCAAACTTACCCTGTGGAAGTTGCtattgctgctgctgctgctgtggCTTTGGCCGCTCCAGCTGAGGCAGTTGCGGATGTCGTTCGTCGTCAATCCAACACAGGTCCTCGGTTTGCTGGAAAATCTAATGAAGAAGTGGCAGCTATCAAAATTCAAACCGCTTTCCGAGTTTACCTTGTATGTGTTGCAACTTCTTATTAGGATACAATGATACATTCCAAAAACATCCTTATGAAACTTTTTCTTGATAATGGCTTGAGTTTATTGTGGATTATTTATACAAGAAGGGGAATGTATGAATTCTTATCAATTACACCGTTGAAGAGACTTTTGTTAAAGGGACTCAGGTCAAGTTAGGTGATAGTTTCATGTTTGAAACCCACACCCCAACTACCTCTCTTGATTGTATTTTCGCATTGAAAGGAATTTATGTAATTTGATTTGAGTTCGACTGATTATGGTTTCTTCCTTTTCAGGCAAAAAGGGCATTGCATGCTTTACGAGGACTGGTGAGACTGAAATCAATGATGGAAGGACCAATGGTTAAACGGCAAGCAGCCGGTGCCCTTAGGTGCATGCAAACCATTTCTCGTGTACAATGTCAAATTCGCTTGAGGAGAATCCGGATGACAGAAGAAAATCAGGCTCTTCAAAGGCAACTCTTGCAGAAACATGCAAAAGAGATTGTAAACTTGCAGGTAAATTGCCCATTTTCACTGATATATGATATTGATTCACTTGCTTGAATTAATGGCAAAGTTAGTAAATGTGATCTGGAAGTCAGACTGCTGCAAATCGTTTTTTTTTCAGACCTATGTCCTAGAATTACAATCATCTTTCTATTACAAACAAATAAGAGTATTGATTTAGCTATTATGTACACCATACTggggattttggactgaattttgTCATTGCAGTCAACCTGAGTTCCCTAAAGGACAGTGTATTTGTATATAACTACTTAGTTTCTCATCAGAAAAGTTCCCTTTGCGTTTTGTAAGGATTCCTTCTCGCaatgtttttgaatgtttgaatAGATGGGGGAAGACTGGGATGATAGCCTGCAGTCAAAGGAACAAATTGAGGCAAGCTTATTGAGCAAGCATGAGGCCTCTATGAGACGAGAAAAGGCCATGGCGTATTCGTTTACTCATCAGGTGACCTTGTGTTAACCCTTTTCCATGCTAGTAGCTTATCCTAATGCTTAAACATGACACTTTCTAAGGTGGGAGTACTACCAGAGAACTAGTCCTTTTGGCATTCAAGTATTTGAAAAGTTAACAAAGTAATGTGTCTGACAGCAAACCTGGAAGAATGCTTCCAGATCTATGAATCCACTATTCATGGATCCGAACAATCCGTCCTGGGGTTGGAGCTGGTTGGAACGTTGGATGGCAGCTTGGCCATGGGAGGGTCGTGGCATGGCAGAAAAAGAACAGAACAATGATCAGTCATCCGTGAAGAGTGGACGCAGCAGCTTCGGAGGAGACATCAGCAAAGCTTATGCTCGTTACCAACTCAATTTGGATAAGCAATCCCTGAAGGCCAGTCAAAAGCCAAGCCGAACTTCGAGTCTGCAATCCCCTTCTACTCCTAAGCCAGTTTCCACGCTTACCCGAAAACTGAAGTCACCGAGCCCTAGGAGCAGTGTGGTTGCTCCAGATGATGACATGAGAAGTACAGTGAGTGTGCTGTCTGAAAGAAACCGCAGACACACCATTGGAGGTTCCTCGGTACTAGATGATGAGAGCCTAGCAAGCTCTCCATCCCTTCCAAGTTATATGGTACCAACTCAGTCTGCAAGGCTTAAGACCAGGTTGCAAAGTCCGTTGGGACTCGAAGCAAATGGAACAACACCTGAGAAAGGGCCAATCCCGTCTACCAAGAAACGGCTTTCTTATCCACCATCACCCGCCAGGCCGAGGCGGCATTCTGGTCCTCCAAAGGTAGACAGTGGCAGCGATACTAACACAGAGGTTGCTGCAGTAAATGGAGACGGTAATTAGTTAATATCTAAATCAAAAGGAGATGAAGCAAAGCAAACACCATATGGCTATGGAGAAATCCCAaggattaaaaaaaagaaaagaaagaaagaacatgCAGCAAAGAGAAATTATAATCATTTGATTTCTGAATCTTTAGTTCATtgtctaaattatttatttgttcttGTGTATTTTGGCATTTGATATTTGCACTagagttgcatttctttttcttttgctacAATTAGtattcaataataaaaattattagcccggctcattttttaaatgggcttcatttttttgcccaagcccatatttcgggcctatatttttacccaaatccttccatatttcgggcaggccgttgggccgggccgggccgcccggcccatggacaggtctagtcaCTAATATACTCTTTAAAATTGTTTGAGAttttatttaggttaaaatatgatgGGAGTTCTTCGATAAAGTTTGAAATTTACTTGTATTTGGAAAgctattttttttctcattttttaataataaattctatTCCAATTTGTTATttctttgttaaattttttttcaggtactttaattgatttttaataatttgctTTTTAAAATTGGTCTAATTGTATGGTGTGATGGCAAATTTAGATAGCAGAACATTAACAGGGTAGATAATTAAATGGAttcttaaattgaaaaaaaaataaaagcatttaACTTTTAGCTTTTGAAGTAGAAtagttaaatttcaaatttttttattgatacaAAAATTTGAGAATTGATGAGTAAAATCAATGCAAAATCCTATTAGTTAATATAACAAAATCGAGAAAGTTATTGTCCGTCTTAGTGcttattttattatgaagtaTGTTTCATATGCCACTAGTTAAGTGGTTAGTAATAACaggtagaaattataaaattatggaaaacaTTTGTTGCGAAACTAATCTTTTACTAAGTTGATCTAAGTGATTAGCCTCATAAATATTGCGtttatactaattaaaaaaatcaagttgatgcttgatattctttcatattttttattttatttttattttcttgtcaTTCTTCATACTACATGAAAGCTATGATTACATGATTTTAATACGGTATCAGGGGCTCTTTAAAGCCTTGTCGCCAAGTCCCTAACAATCTAAGATAATTTAGTTTGTTGAAGATATTGGTTTCTAGTGTTCTTGGctgctttctttttatttatttatttattattattgatgTGTGATCTTTGTTTTGGATTCagtattttggttatttctttctttttctcgtgaattctttttttgttttttggattTAGTGTGGATTTGGTTATTAGACTCTTTTCACGTTTAGTTTATAGCTTTCTAGTAGATCTTGAGGGTATTGTAGATCAAAGCTTTAATACATGAGATCCATTTATACTACCACCAATAATTGTTCTATTATCTTGGATTCGTGTTGTTTGATTAGTTCTTGATTTATTTGATGGTATTAAGGCTTTTTGTGCCCTTGTTATATTGGTATCTTTATCTCCTTCAAATGGTAAAGtctcattattttcattttcatcttctAGTGAGCTTAGTTTgacttttcaatttatttttggcTCTTTTGAATTTGTCAATTTACGTTACTCAAGTGTGGGTTCGCCTTTATCTCTTGGCAATTTAGCATATAGTTCTCATGTATCTCTATATCTCTTGGTAGGTGTTATAGAACAAAAGGACAGCAACAGTTGAGCAACAACCAAATCTTTGAATTTctgttattttaaattttagtaacAGTTGTAAAATGCAATGTTTtggttttatgttttaatgaaaaCGGTATGTTTTGGGGGAGTCTAGTTACAGCATCAAAACGAACCATTTAAAAATCGTTACT
This region includes:
- the LOC107951764 gene encoding protein IQ-DOMAIN 1 produces the protein MGKKGKWLSSLKKAFTPESKEKKTQKSKEQVLGKQVDLGSNDSDAATLETLNLSPPPQPQKVKLIEAEAEPSEQTYPVEVAIAAAAAVALAAPAEAVADVVRRQSNTGPRFAGKSNEEVAAIKIQTAFRVYLAKRALHALRGLVRLKSMMEGPMVKRQAAGALRCMQTISRVQCQIRLRRIRMTEENQALQRQLLQKHAKEIVNLQMGEDWDDSLQSKEQIEASLLSKHEASMRREKAMAYSFTHQQTWKNASRSMNPLFMDPNNPSWGWSWLERWMAAWPWEGRGMAEKEQNNDQSSVKSGRSSFGGDISKAYARYQLNLDKQSLKASQKPSRTSSLQSPSTPKPVSTLTRKLKSPSPRSSVVAPDDDMRSTVSVLSERNRRHTIGGSSVLDDESLASSPSLPSYMVPTQSARLKTRLQSPLGLEANGTTPEKGPIPSTKKRLSYPPSPARPRRHSGPPKVDSGSDTNTEVAAVNGDGN